Genomic DNA from uncultured Methanospirillum sp.:
CCGCGACCATAAGCCCGGTGTCTCCGTTCCCGGCAAGACGACCCTGTCTGAGTGCCTCGCTGATCTGCTGATCGATCTCCCGTTCCAGTTCCTCCAGCCGCAGAGTGATCTGCTGACGTGCAGAGATCATCTGCCAGAGTTTCAGCAGGGAGATGATGAACTTCTGATCCTCGCTCAGCACGAGGGGAATGAGACCCTGTTGCTGTCTGTCGAGATGTACCTGGATATTGATATCATGTGCCAGGTAGTAATACTTCCTCCGTTTTTCATCATGCCTGAATGAGAGAATACTGGCCTCTTCAAGCATCTGGAGATGATCTATTACCGCCTTTGGTGATATCATCAGTTTTTCTGATATCTCGGTGACAAAGCATGGCTTATCCCTGATTAATTCAATAATACGCCTGCGATTCCGATTTCCCAGAATATCGAGCAGCAGGGAAAGTTCAGCCTCTTCGTCACCCACTAACGTATAGTTAGTGTCACAGTTATAAAAATAATTGGTTGCGTTGATCAGATGCGATAGTTCGGAGCCTCATCAGTGATCGTAATATTGTGCGGGTGACTCTCGAGGTACCCTGCCTGTGTGATCCTGATAAACCTCGTTTTTAAGTGCATCTCCTGGATGTTAGCCGAGCCGGTGTATCCCATCGCTGATTTGAGCCCACCGATCATCTGGTAGATGACATCCTGCACCGGACCTACATACGGGGTAACTCCTTCGACTCCTTCTGGCACGAACTTTGTCCGTCCGATCTCCTTCTTCTGGAAGTACCGGTCACTGGAGACACCGCTGCTCATCACGCCAAGGGAACCCATTCCCCTGTACTGCTTGTACTTGCGCCCCTGAATTGTGACCAGGGACCCCGGTGCCTCGTCGGTGCCGGCAAACATGTTACCCATCATCACCGAGTCTGCACCGGCTGCAATCGCTTTGGCAACATCTCCGCTGTACCTGATACCGCCGTCCGCGATAACCGGAACACCGGCAGGAGATGCTATTTCAGCAACCTGGGCAATCGCGGTTATCTGGGGAACACCGACACCGGCGACCACACGGGTTGTGCAGATCGATCCGGGACCGATTCCGACCTTCAATCCGTCAATGGTATCTGCGAGTGCCTCTGCTGCTGCCCTGGTGGCAATGTTGCCTGCGACAACATCGCAGGAGATGCTAGCCTTGATCTCTTTAACTCCCTTAACCACGTTCAGGTTATGTCCGTGTGCACAGTCCACCACGATCGCATCCACACCAGCATCTGCCAGCATCGATGCTCTCTTCTGATCAAACGGACCCACTGCTGCTGCAACCCTGAGATTGCCATTTTCGTCCCGTATCGCTCCCGGAAACTGGCTCTTCTCAAGAAGGTCCTGCATTGAGATGATCCCGATCAGGCTCTTGTCTTTGCCAACAACTGGAAGGCGCTCGACCTTGCGTGAGTACATCAGATCAAAGGCCTCGTCAAGGGTGATCTCTTCGGTTGCAACCAGGGGCTCGTGTGTCATGATG
This window encodes:
- a CDS encoding ArsR family transcriptional regulator; the protein is MGDEEAELSLLLDILGNRNRRRIIELIRDKPCFVTEISEKLMISPKAVIDHLQMLEEASILSFRHDEKRRKYYYLAHDINIQVHLDRQQQGLIPLVLSEDQKFIISLLKLWQMISARQQITLRLEELEREIDQQISEALRQGRLAGNGDTGLMVAVALAHGARTVEEISHLTDLDTSTVEEAIEALVEQGIACRTGSSYRLRGNYAEQPL
- the guaB gene encoding IMP dehydrogenase, which gives rise to MFLEKLEAPKGLTFDDVLLEPAASEVEPDQTSVCTKFSRNISLNIPLVSAAMDTVSTSTMAIALARAGGISVIHRNMSAEQEVEEVRAVKREAEIIERDVLTVGPEVTVTEVERLMVIHGIGGVPVVDDGKVIGIVSRRDIRAIATRRGSERVSSIMTHEPLVATEEITLDEAFDLMYSRKVERLPVVGKDKSLIGIISMQDLLEKSQFPGAIRDENGNLRVAAAVGPFDQKRASMLADAGVDAIVVDCAHGHNLNVVKGVKEIKASISCDVVAGNIATRAAAEALADTIDGLKVGIGPGSICTTRVVAGVGVPQITAIAQVAEIASPAGVPVIADGGIRYSGDVAKAIAAGADSVMMGNMFAGTDEAPGSLVTIQGRKYKQYRGMGSLGVMSSGVSSDRYFQKKEIGRTKFVPEGVEGVTPYVGPVQDVIYQMIGGLKSAMGYTGSANIQEMHLKTRFIRITQAGYLESHPHNITITDEAPNYRI